Proteins from a genomic interval of Streptomyces sp. NBC_00820:
- a CDS encoding DUF721 domain-containing protein, protein MSAGEPAGEKKVSGGARKAGDAQRAPEPSGVDLARVALRAAKEQARARGDAARQKKQVRRGGGLRSGARADGRDPMALGAAINRLINERGWETPAAVGGVMGRWPQIVGEDLAKHCVPQRYDEDERVLSVSCDSTAWATQLRLLAPTLVARLNEDLGHGTVRLLKVNGPAGPARRYGPLRAPGSTGPGDTYG, encoded by the coding sequence ATGAGCGCCGGGGAGCCCGCCGGCGAGAAGAAGGTGTCCGGCGGCGCGAGGAAGGCGGGTGACGCCCAGCGGGCGCCCGAGCCGTCCGGTGTCGACCTCGCGCGCGTGGCGTTGCGCGCGGCGAAGGAACAGGCACGCGCGCGTGGGGATGCCGCGCGGCAGAAGAAGCAGGTGCGGCGTGGTGGCGGTCTGCGGTCCGGTGCGCGCGCCGACGGCCGTGATCCGATGGCGCTCGGGGCGGCGATCAACCGGTTGATCAATGAGCGTGGCTGGGAGACGCCGGCGGCGGTGGGCGGTGTGATGGGCCGCTGGCCGCAGATCGTCGGCGAGGACCTGGCCAAGCATTGTGTGCCGCAGCGGTACGACGAGGACGAGCGGGTGCTGTCGGTGAGTTGCGACTCGACGGCGTGGGCGACTCAGCTGCGGTTGCTGGCTCCGACTCTGGTGGCCCGGCTGAACGAGGATCTCGGGCACGGCACGGTGCGGTTGCTCAAGGTCAACGGGCCGGCGGGCCCGGCGCGGAGGTACGGGCCGTTGCGTGCTCCGGGGAGCACGGGGCCCGGCGATACCTACGGGTGA
- the yidC gene encoding membrane protein insertase YidC, which produces MDTIASFFSFITTPVSWVIVQFHAVYGAIFGPDTGWAWGLSIVSLVILIRICLIPLFVKQIKATRAMQTLQPEMKKIQERYKNDKQRQSEEMMKLYKDSGTNPLSSCLPILAQSPIFFALYHVLNGIASGTTIGVINQSLLDSARKAHIFGAPLAAKFKDSSDAIHAMGASVTDVRVVTVIMIVLMSASQFYTQRQLMTKNVDTTVKTPFMQQQKMLMYVFPIMFAVFGINFPVGVLVYWLTTNVWTMGQQMFVIRNNPTPGSKAQGAYLERLAKHVTHHGKARRRSEKNIIKAIVVKGRDRNEAERKFVNALSKAGLSAQADGSVVKSESQVVVQAEDGTTTTAGAPRRQQPKRQSKSQRQAGPKQAGEDTSPAEAEKPTTSLEKSDEPQDAEAAAGKPDAAKQPQKSGSGTRSKAQSGQRKGGPQRPKSSSKK; this is translated from the coding sequence GTGGACACGATTGCCAGCTTCTTCAGCTTCATCACGACACCCGTTTCCTGGGTCATCGTCCAGTTCCACGCGGTGTACGGCGCGATCTTCGGGCCGGACACCGGATGGGCCTGGGGGCTGTCCATCGTGTCTCTGGTGATCCTGATCCGCATCTGCCTGATCCCGCTCTTCGTGAAGCAGATCAAGGCGACCCGGGCCATGCAGACGCTGCAGCCCGAGATGAAGAAGATCCAGGAGCGCTACAAGAACGACAAGCAGCGCCAGTCCGAAGAGATGATGAAGCTCTACAAGGACTCGGGTACCAACCCGCTGTCCTCGTGCCTTCCCATCCTGGCGCAGTCCCCGATCTTCTTCGCGCTGTACCACGTGCTCAACGGCATCGCGTCGGGCACGACCATCGGCGTCATCAACCAGTCGCTGCTGGACAGCGCCCGTAAGGCGCACATCTTCGGTGCCCCGCTGGCCGCGAAGTTCAAGGACAGCTCCGACGCGATCCACGCGATGGGCGCCTCGGTCACCGACGTGCGCGTCGTGACCGTCATCATGATCGTCCTGATGTCGGCGTCGCAGTTCTACACGCAGCGCCAGCTGATGACGAAGAACGTCGACACCACGGTGAAGACGCCGTTCATGCAGCAGCAGAAGATGCTGATGTACGTCTTCCCCATCATGTTCGCCGTCTTCGGTATCAACTTCCCGGTCGGTGTCCTCGTCTACTGGCTGACCACCAACGTGTGGACCATGGGCCAGCAGATGTTCGTCATCCGCAACAACCCGACCCCGGGTTCCAAGGCCCAGGGCGCCTACCTGGAGCGCCTGGCCAAGCACGTCACGCACCACGGCAAGGCCCGTCGTCGGAGCGAGAAGAACATCATCAAGGCCATCGTCGTCAAGGGCCGTGACCGCAACGAGGCCGAGCGCAAGTTCGTCAACGCCCTGAGCAAGGCCGGCCTCTCCGCTCAGGCCGATGGCTCCGTGGTGAAGAGCGAGAGCCAGGTCGTGGTCCAGGCCGAGGACGGTACGACCACCACGGCCGGTGCCCCGCGACGTCAGCAGCCCAAGCGGCAGAGCAAGTCTCAGCGCCAGGCCGGCCCCAAGCAGGCGGGCGAGGACACGTCCCCCGCCGAGGCGGAGAAGCCGACCACGTCGCTGGAGAAGTCCGACGAGCCGCAGGACGCCGAGGCCGCCGCCGGCAAGCCCGACGCCGCCAAGCAGCCTCAGAAGTCCGGCTCCGGCACCCGCAGCAAGGCCCAGTCGGGCCAGCGCAAGGGTGGCCCGCAGCGGCCCAAGTCCTCGTCCAAGAAGTAA
- the dnaA gene encoding chromosomal replication initiator protein DnaA codes for MADVPADLAAVWPRVLEQLLGEGRGQGVETKDEHWIRRCQPLALVADTALLAVPNEFAKNVLEGRLAPIVAETLSRECGRPIRIAITVDDSAGEPQAPQTPSTQPQQQSRYEEPELPSGPYEGYGRHRGSDEHPGGEQPSRNEQPPATRGDQLPTARPAYPSEYQRPEPGAWPRPAQDEYGWQQPRLGFPERDPYASPSQDNYGPPAPDYRQPGRERPYGQQRGDYDSPRHDRRERREYDSGRSDYEGYEPRSEYDQRDPVRREQPEPPSGPSHRGGTGRPDLPSAGGGAPGALSSSTSAGGAGEPTARLNPKYLFDTFVIGASNRFAHAAAVAVAEAPAKAYNPLFIYGESGLGKTHLLHAIGHYARSLYPGTRVRYVSSEEFTNEFINSIRDGKGDSFRKRYREMDILLVDDIQFLADKESTQEEFFHTFNTLHNANKQIVLSSDRPPKQLVTLEDRLRNRFEWGLITDVQPPELETRIAILRKKAVQEQLNAPPEVLEFIASRISRNIRELEGALIRVTAFASLNRQPVDLGLTEIVLKDLIPGGEDSAPEITATAIMAATADYFGLTVEDLCGTSRGRALVTARQIAMYLCRELTDLSLPKIGAQFGGRDHTTVMHADRKIRALMAERRSIYNQVTELTNRIKNG; via the coding sequence GTGGCTGACGTACCTGCCGATCTTGCCGCAGTGTGGCCACGCGTACTGGAGCAGCTCCTCGGCGAAGGCCGCGGACAAGGCGTCGAGACCAAGGACGAACACTGGATCCGGCGCTGCCAGCCCCTTGCGCTGGTCGCGGACACCGCCCTGCTCGCCGTACCGAACGAATTCGCGAAAAACGTACTCGAGGGCCGCCTCGCGCCCATCGTCGCCGAGACCCTGAGCCGCGAGTGCGGGCGCCCCATCCGCATCGCGATCACCGTGGACGACTCCGCGGGCGAACCCCAGGCCCCGCAGACGCCCTCCACCCAGCCCCAGCAGCAGTCCCGCTACGAGGAACCGGAGCTGCCCTCCGGACCGTACGAGGGCTACGGCCGTCACCGCGGCTCCGATGAGCACCCCGGCGGCGAACAGCCCTCCCGCAACGAGCAGCCGCCCGCCACACGCGGCGACCAGCTGCCCACCGCCCGGCCCGCCTACCCCTCCGAGTACCAGCGCCCCGAACCCGGCGCCTGGCCGCGCCCCGCACAGGACGAGTACGGCTGGCAGCAGCCGCGGCTCGGCTTCCCCGAACGCGACCCCTACGCCTCGCCGTCCCAGGACAACTACGGCCCGCCGGCCCCCGACTACCGGCAGCCGGGCCGGGAACGCCCCTACGGCCAGCAGCGCGGCGACTACGACTCCCCGCGCCACGACCGTCGCGAACGTCGCGAGTACGACTCCGGCCGCTCCGACTACGAGGGCTACGAACCGCGCTCGGAGTACGACCAGCGCGACCCCGTCCGCCGGGAACAGCCCGAGCCGCCCTCCGGCCCCTCCCACCGCGGGGGAACCGGCCGCCCGGACCTGCCGTCGGCCGGAGGCGGCGCGCCCGGCGCGCTCTCCTCGTCCACGTCCGCGGGCGGCGCCGGTGAACCGACCGCGCGGCTGAACCCCAAGTACCTCTTCGACACGTTCGTCATCGGCGCGTCCAACCGCTTCGCACACGCCGCCGCGGTGGCCGTCGCCGAGGCGCCGGCGAAGGCGTACAACCCCCTCTTCATCTACGGGGAGTCGGGGCTCGGCAAGACCCATCTGCTGCACGCCATCGGGCACTACGCACGCAGCCTCTACCCGGGCACCCGCGTGCGCTACGTCAGCTCGGAGGAGTTCACCAACGAGTTCATCAACTCCATCCGCGACGGCAAGGGCGACAGCTTCCGCAAGCGCTACCGCGAGATGGACATCCTGCTCGTCGACGACATCCAGTTCCTCGCGGACAAGGAGTCGACGCAGGAGGAGTTCTTCCACACGTTCAACACGCTCCACAACGCCAACAAGCAGATCGTGCTCTCCTCCGACCGGCCGCCCAAGCAGCTGGTCACCCTGGAGGACCGGCTGCGCAACCGCTTCGAGTGGGGCCTGATCACCGACGTCCAGCCGCCCGAGCTGGAGACCCGGATCGCGATCCTGCGCAAGAAGGCGGTGCAGGAGCAGCTCAACGCCCCGCCGGAGGTGCTGGAGTTCATCGCCTCCCGGATCTCGCGCAACATCCGCGAGCTGGAGGGCGCGCTGATCCGCGTGACGGCGTTCGCCTCGCTCAACCGGCAACCGGTGGACCTGGGCCTCACCGAGATCGTCCTGAAGGACCTGATCCCCGGCGGCGAGGACTCGGCCCCCGAGATCACGGCGACGGCCATCATGGCGGCCACCGCCGACTACTTCGGACTCACCGTCGAGGACCTGTGCGGCACCTCGCGCGGCCGCGCCCTGGTGACGGCACGCCAGATCGCCATGTACCTGTGCCGCGAGCTGACCGACCTGTCGCTGCCGAAGATCGGAGCGCAGTTCGGCGGCCGCGACCACACCACCGTCATGCACGCCGACCGCAAGATCCGCGCGCTGATGGCCGAGCGGCGCTCGATCTACAACCAGGTGACCGAGCTGACGAACCGGATCAAGAACGGCTGA
- a CDS encoding Jag family protein, which yields MTEGTTSAAAEGADTLSRLEQEGEIAADYLEGLLDIADLDGDIDMDVEADRASVSIISDAGGRDLQKLVGRDGEVLEALQELTRLAVHRETGDRSRLMLDIAGYRAKKRAELSEQGAKAAAEVKNTGEPVKLEPMTPFERKVVHDAIKAAGLRSESEGEEPQRFVVVLPA from the coding sequence GTGACGGAAGGCACCACCTCTGCCGCTGCCGAGGGTGCAGACACCCTGTCTCGCCTGGAGCAGGAGGGTGAGATCGCGGCGGACTACCTGGAGGGTCTGCTCGACATCGCCGATCTCGACGGCGACATCGACATGGACGTCGAGGCCGACCGCGCCTCCGTATCGATCATCAGCGACGCCGGCGGCCGTGACCTGCAGAAGCTGGTCGGCCGGGACGGCGAGGTGCTGGAGGCGCTTCAGGAGCTGACGCGCCTGGCCGTGCACCGGGAGACCGGTGACCGCAGCCGCCTGATGCTGGACATCGCCGGCTACCGCGCCAAGAAGCGTGCCGAGCTGTCCGAGCAGGGCGCCAAGGCCGCCGCCGAGGTCAAGAACACGGGCGAGCCCGTGAAGCTCGAGCCGATGACGCCCTTCGAGCGCAAGGTCGTGCACGACGCGATCAAGGCCGCCGGGCTGCGCAGCGAGTCCGAGGGCGAGGAGCCGCAGCGCTTCGTCGTCGTACTGCCTGCCTGA
- the gnd gene encoding phosphogluconate dehydrogenase (NAD(+)-dependent, decarboxylating), whose translation MELGLVGLGKMGGNMRERIRRAGHTVIGYDRNADVADVHSLEELVGKLSAPRVVWVMVPAGEPTQSTVDQLAELLEPGDVVVDGGNSRWTDDEKHAEELAAKGIGFVDCGVSGGVWGLENGYALMYGGDAENVAKVQPVFDALKPEGDLGSVHAGKVGAGHFAKMVHNGIEYAMMQAYAEGWELLEKVDSVENVREVFRSWQEGTVIRSWLLDLAVNALDDDEHLQGLRGFAQDSGEGRWTVEAAIDNAVPLPAITASLFARFASRQDDSPQMKMIAALRNQFGGHAVEKK comes from the coding sequence ATGGAGCTCGGTCTCGTCGGCCTCGGCAAGATGGGCGGCAACATGCGCGAGCGGATCCGCCGCGCCGGCCACACCGTCATCGGATACGACCGCAACGCCGACGTCGCGGATGTCCACAGCCTGGAAGAGCTTGTGGGCAAGCTCAGCGCGCCGCGCGTGGTCTGGGTGATGGTCCCGGCCGGTGAGCCCACCCAGAGCACGGTCGACCAGCTCGCCGAGCTGCTGGAGCCCGGCGACGTGGTCGTGGACGGCGGCAACTCGCGCTGGACGGACGACGAGAAGCACGCGGAGGAGCTGGCCGCCAAGGGCATAGGCTTCGTCGACTGTGGCGTCTCTGGCGGTGTCTGGGGCCTGGAGAACGGCTACGCGCTGATGTACGGCGGCGACGCCGAGAACGTCGCGAAGGTGCAGCCGGTCTTCGACGCGCTGAAGCCGGAGGGTGACCTCGGTTCGGTGCACGCCGGCAAGGTCGGCGCGGGCCACTTCGCGAAGATGGTCCACAACGGCATCGAGTACGCGATGATGCAGGCCTACGCCGAGGGCTGGGAGCTGCTGGAGAAGGTCGACTCCGTGGAGAACGTCCGCGAGGTCTTCCGTTCCTGGCAGGAGGGCACGGTCATCCGTTCCTGGCTGCTCGACCTGGCGGTCAACGCGCTCGACGACGACGAGCACCTTCAGGGCCTGCGCGGTTTCGCGCAGGACTCGGGTGAGGGACGCTGGACGGTGGAGGCCGCGATCGACAACGCGGTGCCGCTGCCCGCGATCACCGCGTCGCTGTTCGCGCGGTTCGCCTCCCGGCAGGACGACTCGCCGCAGATGAAGATGATCGCCGCGCTGCGCAACCAGTTCGGTGGTCACGCCGTAGAGAAGAAGTAG
- the rpmH gene encoding 50S ribosomal protein L34: protein MSKRTFQPNNRRRAKTHGFRLRMRTRAGRAILANRRSKGRASLSA from the coding sequence GTGAGCAAGCGCACCTTCCAGCCGAACAACCGTCGTCGTGCCAAGACCCACGGCTTCCGTCTGCGGATGCGCACCCGTGCCGGCCGCGCGATTCTCGCGAACCGCCGCAGCAAGGGTCGCGCCAGCCTGTCCGCCTGA
- the yidD gene encoding membrane protein insertion efficiency factor YidD: MKYPLLALIKLYQWTISPLLGPVCKYYPSCSHYGYTAIDRHGAIKGTALTAWRILRCNPWSLGGVDHVPPRKRPRWHELLRNAWRARKGGSSAAEPATEANLSCESSSGPAAETSSHAQGA, from the coding sequence ATGAAGTACCCGCTGCTGGCTCTGATCAAGCTGTACCAGTGGACGATCAGTCCACTGCTCGGGCCGGTCTGCAAGTACTACCCGTCGTGCTCCCACTACGGCTATACGGCCATCGACCGGCATGGTGCGATCAAGGGAACGGCTCTGACCGCCTGGCGCATCCTCCGGTGCAATCCATGGTCGCTGGGCGGTGTGGACCATGTCCCGCCGCGTAAGCGTCCGCGATGGCACGAACTGCTGCGCAACGCTTGGCGCGCACGCAAGGGCGGGTCCTCCGCCGCTGAACCGGCCACCGAAGCGAATCTTTCTTGCGAGTCTTCTTCGGGCCCGGCCGCAGAGACCTCGTCCCATGCCCAAGGAGCATGA
- the rnpA gene encoding ribonuclease P protein component has product MLPTDNRLRRREDFATAVRRGRRAGRPTLVVHLRSGATDPHAPGESAPPTRAGFVVSKAVGGAVVRNKVKRRLRHLMRDRVAQFPPGSLVVVRALPGSGDATHAQLAQDLDAALQRLLGGGAR; this is encoded by the coding sequence GTGCTGCCTACCGACAACCGGCTGAGGCGGCGCGAGGACTTCGCGACCGCGGTACGACGAGGTCGCCGGGCTGGTCGCCCGACCCTCGTCGTCCACCTTCGTAGCGGTGCCACGGACCCGCACGCGCCTGGGGAGAGCGCTCCCCCGACGCGTGCGGGTTTCGTCGTCAGCAAGGCCGTGGGTGGAGCGGTCGTGCGCAACAAAGTGAAGCGCAGACTGCGTCATCTGATGCGTGACCGAGTCGCCCAGTTTCCCCCCGGTAGCCTGGTAGTCGTACGAGCGCTACCCGGATCGGGTGACGCGACCCACGCACAGCTGGCCCAAGACCTGGACGCCGCTCTTCAGCGGCTGCTGGGAGGGGGCGCGCGATGA
- the gyrB gene encoding DNA topoisomerase (ATP-hydrolyzing) subunit B gives MADSGNPNENIPSTDAGVNGEATASTSYDASAITVLEGLDAVRKRPGMYIGSTGERGLHHLVQEVVDNSVDEALAGYADTIDVTILPDGGVRVVDNGRGIPVGIVPSEGKPAVEVVLTVLHAGGKFGGGGYAVSGGLHGVGVSVVNALSTKVAVEVKTDGYRWTQDYKMGVPTAPLVKNEPTEETGTSVTFWADPEIFETTEYSFETLSRRFQEMAFLNKGLTIRLTDEREQAKATAGADEAGADDKAEVKTVTYHYEGGIVDFVKYLNSRKGELVHPSIIDLEAEDKDKNLSLEVAMQWNGGYSEGVYSFANIIHTHEGGTHEEGFRAALTSLINKYARDKKLLRERDDNLTGDDIREGLTAIISVKLSEPQFEGQTKTKLGNTEAKTFVQKAVYEHLNDWLDRNPVEAADIIRKGIQAATARVAARKARDLTRRKGLLESGALPGKLSDCQSNDPSKCEIFIVEGDSAGGSAKSGRNPQFQAILPIRGKILNVEKARIDKILQNQEIQALISAFGTGVHEDFDITKLRYHKIILMADADVDGQHINTLLLTFLFRFMRPLVESGFVYLSRPPLYKIKWGRDDVEYAYSDRERDALLEMGRQRGKRVREDSIQRFKGLGEMNAEELRVTTMDPEHRVLGQVTLDDAAQADDLFSVLMGEDVEARRLFIQRNAKDVRFLDI, from the coding sequence GTGGCCGATTCCGGCAACCCCAACGAGAACATCCCTTCCACCGACGCCGGCGTCAACGGCGAGGCCACCGCCTCCACCTCCTACGACGCCAGTGCCATCACCGTGCTCGAAGGGCTGGACGCGGTCCGCAAGCGACCCGGCATGTACATCGGCTCGACCGGTGAGCGTGGTCTGCACCACCTGGTGCAGGAGGTCGTCGACAACTCGGTCGACGAGGCGCTGGCCGGCTACGCGGACACGATCGACGTGACGATCCTGCCCGACGGCGGCGTGCGTGTGGTCGACAACGGCCGTGGCATCCCGGTGGGCATCGTGCCCTCCGAGGGCAAGCCGGCGGTCGAGGTCGTGCTGACCGTGCTGCACGCGGGCGGCAAGTTCGGCGGTGGCGGTTACGCCGTCTCCGGTGGTCTGCACGGCGTGGGTGTGTCCGTCGTGAACGCGCTGTCCACGAAGGTCGCCGTCGAGGTGAAGACGGACGGCTACCGGTGGACGCAGGACTACAAGATGGGTGTCCCGACGGCTCCGCTGGTCAAGAACGAGCCGACGGAGGAGACCGGTACGTCGGTGACCTTCTGGGCCGACCCGGAGATCTTCGAGACCACGGAGTACTCCTTCGAGACGCTGTCGCGGCGTTTCCAGGAGATGGCGTTCCTCAACAAGGGTCTGACGATCCGGCTCACCGACGAGCGTGAGCAGGCGAAGGCCACCGCGGGCGCGGACGAGGCGGGTGCGGACGACAAGGCCGAGGTCAAGACGGTCACGTACCACTACGAGGGCGGCATCGTCGACTTCGTGAAGTACCTGAACTCCCGCAAGGGGGAGCTGGTGCACCCGAGCATCATCGACCTGGAGGCCGAGGACAAGGACAAGAACCTGTCCCTCGAGGTCGCGATGCAGTGGAACGGTGGCTACAGCGAGGGTGTGTACTCCTTCGCGAACATCATCCACACCCACGAGGGCGGTACTCACGAAGAGGGCTTCCGGGCCGCGCTCACCTCGCTGATCAACAAGTACGCGCGCGACAAGAAGCTGCTGCGCGAGCGGGACGACAACCTCACCGGTGACGACATCCGTGAGGGTCTGACCGCGATCATCTCGGTCAAGCTGAGCGAGCCGCAGTTCGAGGGCCAGACGAAGACGAAGCTGGGCAACACGGAGGCGAAGACCTTCGTGCAGAAGGCCGTCTACGAGCACCTCAACGACTGGCTGGACCGTAACCCGGTCGAGGCGGCGGACATCATCCGCAAGGGCATCCAGGCGGCCACCGCGCGCGTGGCGGCCCGCAAGGCCCGTGACCTGACCCGTCGCAAGGGTCTGCTGGAGTCGGGGGCGCTGCCGGGCAAGCTGTCCGACTGCCAGTCCAACGACCCGTCCAAGTGCGAGATCTTCATCGTCGAGGGTGACTCCGCCGGCGGTTCGGCCAAGTCGGGCCGTAACCCGCAGTTCCAGGCGATCCTCCCGATCCGCGGCAAGATCCTCAACGTGGAGAAGGCCAGGATCGACAAGATCCTGCAGAACCAGGAGATCCAGGCGCTGATCTCCGCCTTCGGCACGGGTGTGCACGAGGACTTCGACATCACGAAGCTCCGCTATCACAAGATCATCTTGATGGCGGACGCCGACGTCGACGGCCAGCACATCAACACCCTGCTGCTGACCTTCCTGTTCCGCTTCATGCGGCCGCTGGTCGAGTCCGGGTTCGTGTACCTCTCCCGTCCCCCGCTGTACAAGATCAAGTGGGGCCGGGACGACGTGGAGTACGCGTACTCCGACCGTGAGCGCGACGCGCTGCTGGAGATGGGCCGACAGCGCGGCAAGCGTGTCCGCGAGGACTCCATCCAGCGCTTCAAGGGTCTCGGCGAGATGAACGCCGAGGAGCTGCGCGTGACCACGATGGACCCGGAGCACCGCGTCCTCGGCCAGGTCACCCTCGACGACGCCGCCCAGGCCGACGACCTGTTCTCGGTGCTGATGGGCGAGGACGTCGAGGCCCGGCGTCTGTTCATCCAGCGCAATGCCAAGGACGTCCGCTTCCTCGACATCTGA
- the dnaN gene encoding DNA polymerase III subunit beta: MKIRVERDVLAEAVAWAARSLPARPPAPVLAGLLLKAEDGQLSLSSFDYEVSARVSVEAEVEEEGTVLVSGRLLADISRALPNRPVEISTDGVRATVVCGSSRFTLHTLPVEEYPALPQMPNATGTVPGEVFAAAVSQVAIAAGRDDTLPVLTGVRIEIEGDTVTLASTDRYRFAVREFLWKPENPDASAVALVPAKTLLDTAKSLGAGDSVTLALSGSGAGEGLIGFEGAGRRTTTRLLEGDLPKYRTLFPTEFNSVAVIETAPFVEAVKRVALVAERNTPVRLSFEQGVLILEAGSSDDAQAVERVEAQLEGDDISIAFNPTFLLDGLSAIDSPVAQLSFTTSTKPALLSGKPAVDAEADDAYKYLIMPVRLSG; the protein is encoded by the coding sequence GTGAAGATCCGGGTGGAACGCGACGTACTCGCGGAGGCAGTGGCGTGGGCAGCACGCAGCCTCCCGGCCCGTCCGCCGGCGCCTGTCCTCGCCGGCTTGCTGCTGAAGGCCGAGGACGGCCAGCTGAGCCTGTCGAGCTTCGACTACGAGGTCTCGGCGCGTGTCAGCGTCGAGGCGGAGGTCGAGGAGGAGGGCACCGTCCTGGTCTCGGGCCGGCTGCTCGCCGACATCTCCCGTGCCCTGCCCAACCGCCCGGTGGAGATTTCCACAGACGGTGTACGGGCGACCGTGGTCTGCGGCTCCTCGCGGTTCACGCTCCACACACTGCCTGTGGAGGAATACCCGGCGCTGCCGCAGATGCCGAACGCCACGGGCACCGTCCCCGGCGAGGTCTTCGCCGCCGCCGTCTCCCAGGTGGCCATCGCCGCCGGCCGTGACGACACGCTGCCCGTGCTCACCGGTGTGCGCATCGAGATCGAGGGCGACACGGTCACCCTGGCCTCCACCGACCGCTACCGCTTCGCGGTCCGCGAGTTCCTGTGGAAGCCGGAGAACCCGGACGCCTCCGCGGTCGCCCTGGTGCCGGCCAAGACGCTCCTGGACACCGCCAAGTCCCTGGGCGCCGGTGACAGCGTCACGCTGGCGCTGTCCGGCTCGGGCGCGGGCGAGGGCCTGATCGGTTTCGAGGGCGCGGGGCGTCGTACGACCACGCGTCTGCTCGAGGGCGACCTGCCGAAGTACCGCACGCTGTTCCCGACCGAGTTCAACTCCGTCGCCGTGATCGAGACCGCCCCCTTCGTGGAGGCCGTCAAGCGTGTGGCCCTGGTCGCCGAGCGCAACACCCCGGTGCGGCTGAGCTTCGAGCAGGGCGTGCTGATCCTGGAGGCCGGTTCCAGCGACGACGCACAGGCTGTGGAGCGTGTGGAGGCGCAGCTGGAGGGCGACGACATCTCGATCGCCTTCAACCCGACCTTCCTGCTCGACGGTCTGAGCGCCATCGACTCCCCGGTGGCCCAGCTGTCGTTCACGACGTCCACGAAGCCCGCGCTGCTCAGCGGCAAGCCGGCGGTGGACGCGGAGGCGGACGACGCGTACAAGTACCTGATCATGCCGGTGCGGCTGAGCGGCTGA
- the recF gene encoding DNA replication/repair protein RecF (All proteins in this family for which functions are known are DNA-binding proteins that assist the filamentation of RecA onto DNA for the initiation of recombination or recombinational repair.), producing MHVTHLSLADFRSYARAEVPLDPGVTAFVGPNGQGKTNLVEAVGYLATLGSHRVSSDAPLVRMGADRAVVRAQVRQGERQQLVELELNPGRANRARINRSSQVRPRDVLGIVRTVLFAPEDLALVKGDPGERRRFLDELITARSPRMAGVRSDYDRVLKQRNTLLKTAALARRHGGRSMDLSTLDVWDQHLARVGAELLAQRLDLIAVLQPLADKAYEQLAPGGGPLALEYKPSAPGEAHAREGLYAQLTAALAEARKQEIERGVTLVGPHRDDLVLRLGQLPAKGYASHGESWSYALALRLASYELLRAEGNEPVLVLDDVFAELDARRRERLAELVAPGEQVLVTAAVDDDVPELLAGARYAVAGGTVERV from the coding sequence ATGCACGTGACGCATCTTTCGCTGGCCGACTTCCGCTCGTACGCCCGGGCCGAGGTTCCTCTCGACCCGGGCGTCACGGCTTTCGTGGGCCCCAACGGGCAGGGCAAGACCAACCTGGTCGAGGCGGTCGGCTATCTCGCCACTCTCGGCAGTCACCGCGTCTCCTCCGACGCCCCTCTGGTGCGCATGGGAGCCGACCGGGCCGTGGTGCGGGCGCAGGTCCGCCAGGGTGAGCGGCAGCAGCTGGTGGAGCTGGAGCTGAACCCCGGCCGGGCGAACCGGGCCCGGATCAACCGGTCCTCGCAGGTCAGGCCGAGAGACGTGCTGGGGATCGTGCGGACGGTGCTGTTCGCGCCGGAGGACCTGGCGCTGGTCAAGGGTGATCCGGGTGAGCGTCGGCGGTTCCTGGACGAGCTGATCACCGCGCGTTCGCCGCGGATGGCCGGTGTGCGTTCGGACTACGACCGGGTGCTCAAGCAGCGCAACACGTTGCTGAAGACCGCCGCTCTCGCGCGCCGGCACGGCGGCCGTTCCATGGACCTGTCCACCCTCGACGTGTGGGACCAGCATCTCGCGCGCGTGGGTGCCGAGCTGCTCGCCCAGCGGCTGGATCTGATCGCGGTGCTGCAGCCGCTGGCCGACAAGGCGTATGAGCAGCTGGCACCCGGGGGCGGTCCGCTGGCGCTGGAGTACAAGCCGTCCGCGCCGGGTGAGGCGCATGCGCGTGAGGGGCTGTACGCGCAGTTGACGGCGGCTCTGGCCGAGGCGCGCAAGCAGGAGATCGAGCGGGGTGTGACCCTCGTGGGTCCGCATCGGGATGATCTGGTTCTGAGGCTGGGGCAGCTGCCCGCGAAGGGGTACGCCTCGCACGGTGAGTCCTGGTCCTATGCCCTCGCCTTGCGGCTGGCGTCGTACGAGCTGTTGCGCGCGGAGGGCAATGAGCCGGTGCTGGTGCTGGACGACGTGTTCGCGGAGCTGGACGCCCGTCGTCGGGAGCGGCTGGCGGAGCTGGTGGCGCCGGGTGAGCAGGTGCTGGTGACCGCGGCCGTGGACGACGATGTGCCGGAGCTGTTGGCGGGTGCGCGGTACGCGGTGGCCGGTGGGACGGTGGAGCGCGTATGA